The Streptomyces cyanogenus DNA segment CCGCACCCGGTACCCGCAGGTGGACCTCGACCCGGACGTCCTGTTCGTCGCCGACGGCCGCATCCTCACCTCGGCCGGCGCGGCCTCCGGCGTCGACATCTGCCTGCACATCGTCCGCACCGACCACGGCAGCGAACTGGCCAACTTCGTCGCCCGCCGCTGTGTCGTGCCCCCGTTCCGGGACGGCGGCCAGGCCCAGTACATCGAGCAGCCGGTCCCCGAGAGCGGTGCCGCCAGCACGGCCGCCACCCGCGCCTGGGCACTGGAGCGCCTGGACGAGCCGCTCACCCTGGCGGACCTCGCCGGGCACGCCCGGATGAGCCTGCGCACCTTCGCCCGCCGCTTCGGCGAGGAGGTCGGCCTCAGCCCCGGCCGCTGGCTCATCCAGCAGCGGGTGGCCCGCGCCCGGCACCTGCTGGAGGCCAGCGACCTGCCGGTGGACCGGATCGCCGCCGAGGTCGGCTTCGCCACCGGCGCCTCACTGCGCCAGCACCTGCACGCGGCCATCGGGGTGTCCCCGCAGACCTACCGGAGGACCTTCCAGCAGACCCGCTGAACGTTCCGGCCCGCACCGGCGTCGAAGGACCGCACGGACGCGATCAGGCGCACAGGAGAACAGGGGCGGGGATGCGGAGAGTGCTCACGGTGGTGGCCCTACTGACGGCGGTGGCGGTGGCGGGGTGCGACGACGGCCCCCGCCCGGATCTGGTGGTGAAGGGCTCCCCGCCGGCCAGCCCCTACAGCGGTCCGCTGCGCGTCCCCGCCAAGGAACTCGACGGGCACGGTCCCCGGGCGCTGCGCCTGGCCTCCGGGGCGGCCGGCCGGGCGCTGGAGTGCGACGGGGAGATCTTCGACGGTTCCGGACCCGACGGGTGGAGCAGGTCCGACGGCGGCGCCACCCCGGAGGAGGGGCTGGCCCTCTACTTCGACATCGCCCGGCCGGAGTTGCCCGACCACGGCTACCGCGTCGAGCGCGCGGAGCCGGACCGGGTGCTGTACTCCTACGACGTGGGCGGCCGTACGAAGGTGGCGGTCGTGGTGGCCAAGGACCAGAAGGACCGCCCCGGCTGGGGTCCCGAGACCGACGCCTCCTGCGATCCGGCCGAACTCCCCGAGAGCTTCACGGCCACCACGGGCTGGGAGATCTGGACGGACCGCGCCGGCCGCAGGGTCCCGGTGGCCCGGCTGCACAGCGCGCCGGGGCCGGAGCACTGCGACTGGCAGTCCGCCCACTTCCTCGCCCTGGACGAGCGGACGTACGCCCGCGACCCCGACGGCGTGCTGACCCGCGACGGTCTGCTCCGCGCGCCGTACCGCAAGGACGTCCGCATGCCCGCCGACGCCCGTGACACCGGGTACCACCACCGCGGCCGGCGCCTGTGGCTGACGGCGGACAGGGCCACGGCGTACGTCCGCACCGACCGCGGGGTGGAGGCGTGGCCGCTGGTCAAGGAGGGCGTCGGCTGCGACTGACCGGCGCGGGCGGGGGAGAGGACCCCGAAGGGCGCGGGCACCAGCGCGACCGGTCACCGCACCCGCGGACCGGAGACGGCCCGCGCCCCCCGGCACGTCCTCACCCCGCGGCGTACACGCACTCGCCCCCGACATAGGTGAGCGCCACGGCCGTCTCCGCGATCGCCTCCGGCGGCCCGGCGAACGGATCGCGGTCCAGCACCACCAGGTCGGCCAGCGCACCGACGGCCACCCGGCCGGTGTCGTCGAGGTGGTTCACGTACGCCGAGCCGGCCGTGTACGCCGTCAACGCGTCGGCGAGGCCGAGCCGTTCGCCCGGCAGGAACACCGGCCCAGTGCCGCCCGGCTCGACCCGGTTGACCGCGACATGGATGCCCTGGAGCGGATCGGGGCTGCTCACCGGCCAGTCGCTGCCCGCCGCGAGCCGCGCCCCGGAGCGCAGCAGCGCCCCGAACGGATACTGCAGGGCGGCCCGTTCGGGTCCGAGGAACGGGATCGTCAGCTCGTCCATCTGCGGCTCGTGCGCGGCCCACAGCGGCTGGATGTTCGCGGTGGCGCCGAGCCGGGCGAAGCGCGGCACGTCGTCCGGGTGCACGACCTGGAGATGCGCGAGATGCGGCCGGGTGTCGTTCGGCCCGTTCGTGGCGCGGGCCGCCTCCACCGCGTCCAGCGCATCGCGTACGGCCCGGTCGCCCAGGGCGTGGAAGTGGCACTGGAAGCCGAGCGCGTCCAGCTCGGTGACGAAGTCCGGAAGTCGCTCCGGGTCGATGAAGCTCTTGCCGAGGTTGGCGGTCGGGCATCCGCACCGGTCCAGATACGGGTCGAGCAGCGCGGCCGTCCCGTTCTCGGCGACGCCGTCCAGCATCAGCTTCACCGTGCCCGCCCGGAACCGTCCCCGGCTCGACGCGGCACGCTTCTCGATGAGTTCGGGGATCTGCTCGGCACCCCGCTCCCGGTCCCACCACAGCGCCCCCACGACCCGGGCGGTCAGCGAACCGTCCTGCGCGGCGGCGAGATACGCCTGGGCCGGGTCGTCCATGCCGAGGAAGTCGCCGACGAGCGCGTCCTGCCAGGCCGTGATGCCGAGCGCGTGCAGATGCCGCTGGGCGTGCAGCAGCGCGGCCAGCCGGTCGGCGGGGGTGGCGGGCGGGGTCAGCCGGCCGACCAGCTGCATCGCACCCTCCTGGAGGGTTCCGCCGGGCTCCCCGGAGGCGTGCCGCTCGATCCGCCCGTCGGCCGGGTCCGGCGTGTCCCGGCCGACACCGGCCAGCTCCAGCGCCCGGCTGTTCACCCAGGCGCCGTGGTGGTCGCGGTTGGGCAGGTACACCGGCCGGTCCGGGACGACCGCGTCCAGCAGCTCCTTCGTCGGCGTACCGCCGGCGAACGCCTCCATCGACCAGCCGCCGCCCAGGATCCACTCCCGCTCCGGGTGGGCGTCCGCGTAGGCGCGCACGGCGGCCACGGTCTCCTCGGCCGTCGTCGCCCCCGTCAGATCGCACCGGGACAGTTCGAGCCCGGCCGGCACCGGATGGACGTGCGCGTCCTGGAACCCGGGCAGCAACAGCCGCCCCGCCAGGTCCACCACCTCCGTGCCGGGCCCGGCGAGCGCGCGTACCTCCGCGTGCCCGACGGCGGTGATCCGGTCGCCGGTGACGGCCACGGCGGTGGCGGTACGGCCCTCGGGGGTGAGGACGGGGCCGCCGATGAAGAGCAGGTCAGCGTGCATGGTGCCTTTCCAGGTGGGTCGGTCGGAGCGGGAGAGCGGTCTTCCCGGATGCACATCGTCCCGGTCCGGGCCGCGAAGAGCATCCCCGGCGGGAGGTCGGAGGTACGGCGGGCCGCCGACGGCCGGCCGCCCGCTGTCGCGCACCGCCGCCCCGGACACGCCCCGGGCAACTCCGTGCGCGGACCGGGGATCCGCGGTCACACTGATCGTCACGATCATCCAGAGGAGGCCGTACGTCATGACCCCGCCCCCCGCCCGCAGTGCCGAGCAGCGCAAGAAGGACACCCTCCACCGGCTGGAGAGCGACGTAGACGCGTGGGTGGCCACCGCCGGTCCCGACGGCGCCGCCCCGTATCTCGTGCCGCTGTCGTACGTGTGGGACGGCACCTCGCTGCTGTTCGCCACGCCGGCCGAGAGCCCCACCGGCCGCAATCTCGTGGCCACCGGCCGGGCCCGTCTCGGCATCGGCCCCACGCGGGACGTCGTCCTGGTCGAGGGCATCGCGCAGGCGGTGACGCCCGAGGACCTGCCCGAGGAGGACGCCGAGATCTTCGCCGGGAAGACCGGCTTCGACCCGCGCCAACTGGCCACCCGGTACCTGTACTTCAGGGTCCTCCCGCAGCGGGTCCAGGCCTGGCGCGAGGCGAACGAGCTGCGCGGGCGGGAGTTGATGCGCGACGGCGAGTGGCTGCCCGCCGACTGAATCCGGGGGCCCGGGATATCCGCAGGGAAGAGGACGCATCCCGGGAGGATCCATGGCACTGGTCAAAGCGGGCGTGGTCGTACTGGACTGCGCGGAACCGGAGAAACTCGCCGAGTTCTACCGCGAGTTGCTGGACGGCGAGCGGACGGCGGCATCCGCCAACCTGGTGGAGGTCCGGGGCGCCGACGGCGTCCGGCTGGCCTTCCGGCGCGACGTCAACGCGACCCCGCCCAGCTGGCCGCGCCCCGAGAACTCGCTCCAGGCCCACCTCGACTTCCTCGTCGAGGACCTGGACGAGGCCGAACGCCGGATCGTCGACCTCGGCGGCCGCCCCATCGAAACCAGGGACGTGGCGGGCCCCTACGAGGAGCGCGGCTAGGCCGACCCCGCCGGCCACTCCTTCACCCTCCGCCTCGTACCCCCGACGGCCCCCAAACAGGGCTGACGCCGGACGCGGAGGCGTACGGCGCGAACGGGGGCGCGGTGCCGCCGAGCCGGCTCGGCGGCACCGAGAGCGGGCCGGCCGCCGGCACCGGGCACGTGCGCGCGTACGGCGGGCTGCCGGCGGTGCCGGCACGGGCCCGCCTCGCGGTGGCGAGGCGGGCCCGTCCGGCGGTGTTCAGGTGAGGTCGGCCGGTGGTACCGGGGCCGGGACGGCCGGTGGGGCCGGGGGGGGGAGGCTGGGCGGGGTCAGTCGCGGCCGCCCTTGTCGGTTGCCGGCCAGACGCCTGTCGAACGGGCGATGGCCTTCGCGCCGGTGCGGTCCACGGCGCTGCGTACGACCGCGAAGATCGCGCCCTGGACCGCCGCGGCCAGCAGGACCTCACCCCAGCTGCGGTCCGGGTCCAGGGCGTCGGGCGCGTCCTCCTCGTGCCGGATCGCCATCCACGCCTTGCGGAAGGCCATACCGGCCAGCGCGCCACCCGCCCAGCTGAGCACGAATCCGATCGGCTGGTAGGCGAGAGGTAGTTTCTTCTTCTTGTTCTTGGCCATGTGTGTCTACTTCCTCGTCAGCCGCCCCTCATGCGGGCCGTCCTTGCGGGGCCACCCGTTCGCCCGGGGGCACCGGCCCCGGCGGCGTTCCGTCCCCGAACGGCCGGCCGCCCAGTTCCTCCCGGCCGTGGGGGCTCAGCCAGCCGGCGAGGTCCGGGCCGAGCGGCACGATGCCGGTGGGGTTGATCCCGGAGTGCACCTGGTAGTAGTGCCGCTTGATGTGGTCGAAGTCGACCGTGTCGCCGAAGCCCGGCGTCTGGAACAGATCCCGGGCGTACGCCCAGAGCACCGGATGCTCCGCCAGCTTCCAGCGGTTGCACTTGAAGTGGCCGTGGTAGACCGCGTCGAACCGCACCAGCGTGGTGAACAGCCGGATGTCCGCTTCCGTGAGCGTGTCACCGGCCAGATACCGCTGTCCCGACAGCCGCTCGCCGAGCAGTTCCAGCCGCCGGAACACGGCCGCGCACGCCTCCTCGTACTCGCTCTGGTGCGTGGCGAACCCGGCCCGGTACACCCCGTTGTTCACGTCCTCGTAGACCTCGGCCATCACCCGGTCGATCTCCTCGCGCCGCCTCGCCGGGTACAGGTCCGGCGCGCCGGCGCGGTGCAGGGCCGTCCACTCGGTGGCCAGGTCCAGGGTGATCCGCTGGTAGTCGTTGGTGACCAGTCGCCCGCTGGGCACGTCCACGATCGCGGGCACGCTCACCCCGCCCGGACAGCCGGTCTCCCTCCTGTCGTAGGCCTCGCTCAGGAACCGGATGCCGAGCACCGGGTCCCGGCCGCCGGGATCCAGGGTGAACCGCCAACTGCGGTCGTCCTGGATCGGGTCGGCCACCGCCATCGGGAGCGCCTCCTCCAGCCCCAGCAGCCGGCGTGAGATCACCGCCCGGCTCGCCCACGGGCAGGCACGGGAGACCACCAGCCGGTATCGGCCCGCTTCCACCGGCCAGCCGTCCCGGCCGTCGGCGGTGATCCGGTCCGTGAAGTGGCTCCTGGACCGGCTGAAGCTCCGGTGTCCGTAGGCGCGGTTGCCGTCGCCGCCCATGTCTCCTCCTCGCCGCCCGGGTCCGCCCGGGTCCGCCCGGGCCGTCCGGGTCTCCTCGTCCCCGCGTTCCCCGTTCGGCGCGTCCCGCACGGTGTGAGCCGTCCGGTCGGGGGCAGTCGCCGAAGGGTGAGTGGGACATCCTCGGAACGTGAGACGGCCGCACGGACGGCCGAGGACAACGCACCGGGGCCGGCGCACGCCCCGGACCCCGGAACGGCACCGGCGCACGCCCCGGACAGCGACAGGCGACCGGCACGCGCCCCCGCGGGCGGCGATGCCGACGGCGCGCCCCGCGGCCCGGCCGGGTCCGGGACCGACCGGCACACCAGGGTCACCGTCCTGGTGGCCCTCGCGGCCAACCTGGTGATCGCCGTCGCCAAGGCGGCCGGCGGCGTCCTCGCGGGCTCACCCGCCCTGCTGTCGGAGGCCGCGCACTCGGTCGCGGACAGCCTCAACGAGGTCTTCCTGCTGGCCGCACTGCGCCGCAGCCGCCGCCCCGCCGACAGCCGGCACCCCTTCGGCTACGGCAAGGAACGCTTCTTCTGGTCGCTCCTGGCCGCCGTCGGCATCTTCGTCATGGGCGGCTGCTTCTCCTTCTTCCAGGGCGTCGAGGCCCTTCGCAGCGGCGCCGAGGAGACGTTCAGCGGCTATGTCGCGGGCCTGATCGTGCTGGGCGTGGCGCTGCTCGCCGAGGGCGTGTCGCTGCTGCGGGCCCTGCACCAGGTGCGCCGGCAGGGCGGCGGCCTCGGCGCGCTGCACGACCCGGCGCTGCGCACGGTGGTCGCCGAGGACGGCACGGCGGTGCTCGGCGTGACCCTCGCCCTGGTCGGGATGGTCCTGCACATGGTGACCGGGCAGGTCGTCTGGGAGGCGTCCGCCTCGCTGGCGATCGGCGCGCTGCTGGTCTACGTCGCCTACCGGCTCGGACGCGACGCCCGCGCCCAGCTGATCGGGGAGGCCGCGGATCCGGAGCTGAGCGGCAGGATCCGGGCACAGCTGCGGGCGCAGCCGGAGATCGACAGCGTGGAGGCGCTGTTCACCATGAAGACGGGCCTCGACTCCGTGCTGGTCGCCGCCCGCGTCGACCTGGTGCCGGGCCTGGACAGCGAACGCGTCGAGGAAGTCGCCGTACGCATCAAGCGGTCCCTCGCCCGGACGTTCCCGGACGCCGGCCAGATCTTCCTCGATGTCACCGACCGGCCGGCGGGCGAGGCACGGGAAAGCCCCGCCGCGACGGGGGAACGCGGCGGGGCCTGACGCACCAGTGCCCGCCCGCGGGCCGGTTCACACGTCCCCGAAACAGATTTTTCTGAAATGGAGCCGTGTCCGGCCTGAATCAGCTCTCGTCGAGCGGCTCCAGCACGAAGACCGGGATCTCCCGGGAGGTCTTCTTCTGGTAGTCGGCGTACGGCGGGTACGCGGCCACCGCCCGCTCCCACCACGCGGCCTTCTCCGCCCCGGTGACCTCCCGGGCCCGCATGTCCCGCTTCACCGGGCCGTCCTGCAGCTCGACGTGCGGGTCGGACTTCACGTTGAAGTACCAGACGGGATGCTTGGGCGCGCCGCCGAGGGAGGCGACCGCCGCGTACCGGCCCTCGTGCTCCACCCGCATCAGCGGCGTCTTGCGGATCTTCCCGCTCTTCGCGCCCCGGGTGGTCAGCACGATCACCGGCAGCCCGGTGTCGAGCAGCGTCGTCCCCTTCGTCCCGCCGGAGCTCTCGTACAGCTCGACCTGCTCGCGCACCCACTGCGTCGGGCTGGGCTCGTACTCGCCCTCAAGAGGCATGGGTTCCGCTTCCTTTCGTCGGTCCACGGTCTGTCTGCCACCGGCGTCAACACCGATGGCCGCCGCACACATCCCTACCGCGCGCGGCGTGCGCCGACGCGGCGATCACCTCAGGGACCGTCGCACCGCTCCGGCCACGCATCGGCCGCCCTGACCCATGGCCGGCTGCGGGCTGCGGGACGGTGGCCGGTTCCCGCCCCCGGACCCCGGGTGCTTCGGCCAGATGACGGAGGTCACCGAAGTGGCCGAACTTGACGTCGACCCATAGATGCCTGGGGCATCTAATGAAGATCGGCACGACGCACTTCTTCGTCTGCGAGGTCTTTCCATGACGGAACTGACGGACATCAGCGGCCCGGCTGCCCAGGCCGAACCCGTCGCCTTCCCCCAGGACCGCACCTGCCCCTACCACCCGCCCACCGGATACGCCCCCCTGCGCGACGGGCGACCCCTGTCCCGCGTCACCCTCTACGACGGCCGTGAGGTCTGGCTGGTCACCGCGCACGCCACCGCCCGCGCCCTGCTCGCCGACCCCCGCCTGTCCACCGAGCGGCACCGCCCCGGCTTCCCCGTGCCCACGCCCCGGTTCGAGGCCGGCCGCAACCGCAGGGTGGCCCTGCTCGGCCTGGACGACCCCGAGCACCACCGGCAGCGGCGGCTGCTGATCCCGTCGTTCACCGTCAAACGCGCCGCGGCCCTGCGGCCCTGGATCCAGCGGATCGTGGACGACCTGCTGGACACGATGATCGCGCAGGGCCCGCCCGCCGAACTCGTCTCCGCCTTCGCGCTGCCCGTGCCGTCGATGGTGATCTGCGGCCTGCTCGGCGTGCCGTACGCCGACCACGAGTTCTTCGAGGAGCAGTCCCGCCGGCTGCTGCGCGGCCCGACCGGTGCCGACACAGTGGACGCCCGCGACCGGCTGGAGGAGTACCTCGGCGGGCTCATCGACGCCAAGGCCGCGGACGCCGAGCCCGGCGACGGCATCCTCGACGAGCTGGTCCACGAGCACCTGCGCACGGGCGAGCTGGACCGCACCGACGCCGTGTCGCTCGCCATCATCCTGCTGGTCGCCGGCCACGAGACCACCGCCAACATGATCTCCCTCGGCACCTACACCCTGCTCCGGCACCCCGACCGGCTGGCCGAGCTGCGCGCCGACCCCGCGCTGCTGCCCGCCGTCGTGGAGGAGCTGATGCGGATGCTGTCCATCGCGGACGGGCTGCAGCGGGTGGCGCTGGAGGACATCGAGATCGCCGGCAGCACGATCCGGGCCGGCGACGGCGTGCTCTTCTCCACCTCGGTGATCAACCGCGACACGGCGCTGTACGACGACCCCGACGCCCTGGACTTCCACCGCCCCGAACGCCACCACGTGGCCTTCGGTTTCGGCATCCACCAGTGCCTCGGCCAGAACCTGGCCCGCGCCGAACTGGAGATCGCCCTGGGCAGCCTGTTCACGCGGCTGCCCGGGCTGCGGCTGGCCGCCCCGGCGGAGGAGATTCCGTTCAAACCCGGCGACACGATCCAGGGGATGCTGGAACTCCCCGTGAGCTGGTAAGAGGCTCTGCTCATGCACATCGACATCGACAAGGACGTCTGTATCGGCGCCGGGCAGTGCGCGCTGGCCGCGCCGGGCGTCTTCACCCAGGACGACGACGGCTACAGCACCCTCCTGCCCGGCAGTGAGGACGGCGCGGGCGACCCGATGGTCCGGGCGGCGGCCCGTGCCTGCCCGGTGAGCGCGATCACCGTGCGGGACAGCACCGGCTGACCGGCGTCCGGCGGCACGGTGACCGCGGGCCGTCGTGCCGCCGGACGGGTATCGTCGGCGGGACCTCAGCGCACCTTGCGCACGTACCCGGCGCTGCCCGGGACCGACACGTCCCGGTCGCGGCGGACGACGCTCAGGCGGCCGCCCCAGCGGGCCCGGGCCGCGCGCAGGCCGCCGTCGGTGTACTCGATGTCCACCACCCGGTCGTCGAACGCCTTCGCGTACACCTCGCACTCGTCGTACTGTCCGCACTCCTCCGTCACCGCGAAGTCCAGTCCCGCACGCCCGCGCTGCCCGGCCAGCCCGGCGGTGTTCTTCTGCCCGATCGCCAGGTGCCGGGCGTGCGCGCGCCGGGAGAGCAGACGCATGAACGCGGTCGCGTCGGCCGCCGTGAGCAGCCGGTGGGAGCGGGTGTAGCTGTCGTAGTTGTCCGGCTCGACGGCGTCGTACCCCTTGTCGGCGCAGCCGTCGATCCACCGGCCGACCCGCTGTGCCACCCGTTCCCGCTTGGCCGGGGTGCCGATGTCGAGCAGCGGCTCGTTCCAGTCCTCGTCGATGACGACCCTGCCCCGCGCGTCGCGCAGCAGCAGCTCGGCCGGCCAGGAGGAGCGCTCGGCGGGCTGCGCCTGGAACGCGTTGACGTAGCAGATGTTGTACAGCCCCGGCGCCGGGGGGTCGGACCGGTCGCGGCTGACGATCCGCACGCCCGCGGGCGGGGGATAGGCACCCCCGATCTGGTAGTCGAACCCGGCGTGCCGCGGAGGCAGCCGCGGCGGGGCGGTCTTCGGCCCGCCGCCCTCCTCCCGCTCGCCGGAGGCACAGCCGGCCACCGCCGACACCACGACGACCAGTACCGCCGCCAGCGCGCCCAGGGCCGTGCGCGACCCCGTGGCACGGCGCACACCCGTGGGGGGCAAGTCCGCTCCATCCTGCCCGCGCCGGGCGGCGCGGCACGTTCCCGGATCAAATCCCCCGCACGGCGGAGGAGTCAAATCGCCGACAGGCCGCCGTCGTAGGCTCTGTCGTGACCATCGTCCCGAAGGCAGGAGCAGCAACGATGCAGTACGTGAAGCTCGGTTCGACGGGCCTGGACGTCTCGCGGATCTGTCTGGGCTGCATGACCTACGGCCTGCCCGACCGCGGCGTCCACGAGTGGACCCTCGACGAGGAGGCGTCCCGACCGCTGATCCGGCAGGCGCTGGAGGCGGGCGTCAACTTCTTCGACACCGCGAACGTCTACTCCGACGGCACCAGCGAGGAGATCGTCGGCAAGGCGCTGCGGGACTTCGCGAACCGCGACGAGATCGTGCTGGCCACCAAGGTGAACGGCCGGATGCGGCCTGGGCCCAACGGGGCCGGACTGTCCCGCAAGGCCATCATGAGCGAGATCGACCACAGCCTGCGCCGGCTCGGCACCGATTACGTCGACCTCTACCAGATCCACCGCTACGACCACGCGACTCCGGTCGAGGAGACGATGGAGGCGCTGCACGACCTGGTGAAGGCGGGCAAGGTCCGCTACATCGGGGCGAGTTCGATGTACGCGTGGGAGTTCTCCAAGGCGCAGTACACCGCCGAGCTGCACGGCTGGACCAAGTTCGTGTCCATGCAGAACCACTACAACCTGCTGTACCGCGAGGAGGAGCGCGAGATGCTGCCGCTCTGCGCGGACCAGGGCGTCGGCGTGCTGCCCTGGAGCCCGCTCGCCCGCGGCCGGCTCACCCGCGACTGGGGCACCGTCACCGAGCGCAGCGCGAACGACGACTTCGGCAGCCGGCTCTACCTGGAGAGCGACCGCGCGATCGTCGAGGCCGTCACCCGGATCGCGGGCGAGCGCGGTGTGCCCCGCGCCCAGGTGGCCCTCGCCTGGCTCCTGCACCAGGACACCGTGGCGGCCCCGATCGTCGGCGCCGCCAAGCCGCAGCACATCGAGGACGCGGTGGCGGCGGTCGAACTGGAACTGACCGGCAAGGAGATCGAGGAGCTGGAGCAGCCCTACGCGCCCCACGACATCAGCGGCCACTGAACCACTCCCCAAAGGGACGCGGGGAACTGCGCGACCAGCCACGGACGACCCGCAGCCGAACCACGGCCCGGTCCGCGGAGCACCCGGTGCGGACCGTGCGGCGCGAACTCCGCGCCGCACGGCCCCGCCCCCCTCGCTGTCCGGCAGCGCCACCCGCGCCCAGAAGCGGTCGGTGCTGCTGCCGTTGAAGAACAGCACGTCCCCCCGGGGCCGGACCTGACGGTGGAACGGGTGGCGGCGGCCTCCGGATTCCCGAGCCCGCGGGCGGGCGAACGGCAGTAAAGGGAGGAAAAGGCTGTCGTTGACGAGATGTCAATGAAGAAACCCGTGGCGGGGAATACCGGGAATCGGGAGATCTCTTGTTCGGACGTGATCGGCTGTGTAAAAGTGTGCGCTGTCGGCGCGCGGGCAAATACATTCCCTGTGTATGCGCCAGGCCGCTCCCGTACACCCCCCACGCTTCACAAGAGCCGCCTCAGGTGGACGTTCGAGCTGCCCATGCCTTCGTCATACCGTTTGGTATGGACTAATTCCGGTAGTGCATTCGGGAGGAATTCGGCCGTGACCGAGGCAGGCCTGTCGGACGAGCAGCTGAGCGCCGAACTGAAGAAGTGGACGGGCGCGTCACCCGCCCTGCATCCCGTCGGCGAACTCCTCGACCGGCACTGGGCGGCGGCCTTCGCCTACGCCCGGCTGTGCACCGACGGTCCGCGCGCCGCCGGCATGCTCACCACGGCCGCCTTCACCCGGCTCTTCGGCGCGTCCCTCCGGCAGACCGGCCCGACGGCCGCCTGGCGGCCCCAGGTCCTGGTCGCCGTCCGCCGTATCGCGGCCGAGTGGGACACCGACGGCCGCCAGGAACTCCTCCACCCCGGGCTGCGCTCCGGCGACGGACCCGGCGAGCGTGCCGCGGCCCGGCTGCTGCCACCGCCCGAACGGCGGCTGCTGTCCCGCGCGTTCCAGCGGATCCCGGAGACCTCCCGTGCCGTGCTGTGGCACGTCGAGGTCGAGGCCGAACCCCTGGCCGTGCCCGCCGCGCTGCTCGGCCTGGACGAGGAGGACACCCGCGTCGAACTGGGCCGCGCCCGCGAGAGGCTGCGCGAGGAGTGTCTCCAGGTACACCGCGAACTCGCCCCGGAGGCCGAGTGCCGGCGCTACCTGCGCATGCTGGACGTGACGTTCCGGCGCGGCGGCACCGACATCGACCCGGACCTGCGGCAGCACCTGGCCGGCTGCGCCCACTGCGAGCGGACCGCCGGCCAGCTCGCCGAGTTCAACGGCACCGGCCTGGGCCTCGCGCTCGCCGAGGCGGTCCTCGGCTGGGGCGCCCACGGCTATGTGGAGTCCCGGGCGGTCCGCGCCGAGGAGCCCGCCGCACCGGTACCGGCCGCGGCCGCCGTCGTACCGCAGGGCGGCGAAGCCTTCACAGAGGCCGCCCCCGCCGAACCCGCCGCCCCCGCCGAACACGCCGTGCCCGGCCCGGGCACCGCCCGCCGCCGAGCGGCCGGCCGTGGCGTCCCGCCCGCCCGCCGCCGGACGTCCGGTTCCCCCGCCCCCGCCGGAGGCACCGAAGTCACCGCGGGCACCGAACCCGCCACCTCCCCCCGCTCCGCGCACCGCGCCGCCCGGCGTG contains these protein-coding regions:
- a CDS encoding cytochrome P450 gives rise to the protein MTELTDISGPAAQAEPVAFPQDRTCPYHPPTGYAPLRDGRPLSRVTLYDGREVWLVTAHATARALLADPRLSTERHRPGFPVPTPRFEAGRNRRVALLGLDDPEHHRQRRLLIPSFTVKRAAALRPWIQRIVDDLLDTMIAQGPPAELVSAFALPVPSMVICGLLGVPYADHEFFEEQSRRLLRGPTGADTVDARDRLEEYLGGLIDAKAADAEPGDGILDELVHEHLRTGELDRTDAVSLAIILLVAGHETTANMISLGTYTLLRHPDRLAELRADPALLPAVVEELMRMLSIADGLQRVALEDIEIAGSTIRAGDGVLFSTSVINRDTALYDDPDALDFHRPERHHVAFGFGIHQCLGQNLARAELEIALGSLFTRLPGLRLAAPAEEIPFKPGDTIQGMLELPVSW
- a CDS encoding pyridoxamine 5'-phosphate oxidase family protein; the encoded protein is MTPPPARSAEQRKKDTLHRLESDVDAWVATAGPDGAAPYLVPLSYVWDGTSLLFATPAESPTGRNLVATGRARLGIGPTRDVVLVEGIAQAVTPEDLPEEDAEIFAGKTGFDPRQLATRYLYFRVLPQRVQAWREANELRGRELMRDGEWLPAD
- a CDS encoding cation diffusion facilitator family transporter, with translation MVALAANLVIAVAKAAGGVLAGSPALLSEAAHSVADSLNEVFLLAALRRSRRPADSRHPFGYGKERFFWSLLAAVGIFVMGGCFSFFQGVEALRSGAEETFSGYVAGLIVLGVALLAEGVSLLRALHQVRRQGGGLGALHDPALRTVVAEDGTAVLGVTLALVGMVLHMVTGQVVWEASASLAIGALLVYVAYRLGRDARAQLIGEAADPELSGRIRAQLRAQPEIDSVEALFTMKTGLDSVLVAARVDLVPGLDSERVEEVAVRIKRSLARTFPDAGQIFLDVTDRPAGEARESPAATGERGGA
- a CDS encoding glutathione S-transferase family protein — translated: MGGDGNRAYGHRSFSRSRSHFTDRITADGRDGWPVEAGRYRLVVSRACPWASRAVISRRLLGLEEALPMAVADPIQDDRSWRFTLDPGGRDPVLGIRFLSEAYDRRETGCPGGVSVPAIVDVPSGRLVTNDYQRITLDLATEWTALHRAGAPDLYPARRREEIDRVMAEVYEDVNNGVYRAGFATHQSEYEEACAAVFRRLELLGERLSGQRYLAGDTLTEADIRLFTTLVRFDAVYHGHFKCNRWKLAEHPVLWAYARDLFQTPGFGDTVDFDHIKRHYYQVHSGINPTGIVPLGPDLAGWLSPHGREELGGRPFGDGTPPGPVPPGERVAPQGRPA
- a CDS encoding nitroreductase family deazaflavin-dependent oxidoreductase: MPLEGEYEPSPTQWVREQVELYESSGGTKGTTLLDTGLPVIVLTTRGAKSGKIRKTPLMRVEHEGRYAAVASLGGAPKHPVWYFNVKSDPHVELQDGPVKRDMRAREVTGAEKAAWWERAVAAYPPYADYQKKTSREIPVFVLEPLDES
- a CDS encoding DUF4235 domain-containing protein, with the translated sequence MAKNKKKKLPLAYQPIGFVLSWAGGALAGMAFRKAWMAIRHEEDAPDALDPDRSWGEVLLAAAVQGAIFAVVRSAVDRTGAKAIARSTGVWPATDKGGRD
- a CDS encoding GlxA family transcriptional regulator, with amino-acid sequence MSDLELRPRPERVVVLALDGVYPFELGIPSRIFGAADGHYEVLTCSVDGRPVRTNADFTVGVAHGPEILDTADTVIVAAVPPAHIPAELPPELAAALARIRPDARIVSICTAAFVLAAAGLLDGRRATTHWQVADRFRTRYPQVDLDPDVLFVADGRILTSAGAASGVDICLHIVRTDHGSELANFVARRCVVPPFRDGGQAQYIEQPVPESGAASTAATRAWALERLDEPLTLADLAGHARMSLRTFARRFGEEVGLSPGRWLIQQRVARARHLLEASDLPVDRIAAEVGFATGASLRQHLHAAIGVSPQTYRRTFQQTR
- a CDS encoding ferredoxin, translated to MHIDIDKDVCIGAGQCALAAPGVFTQDDDGYSTLLPGSEDGAGDPMVRAAARACPVSAITVRDSTG
- a CDS encoding amidohydrolase, with the protein product MHADLLFIGGPVLTPEGRTATAVAVTGDRITAVGHAEVRALAGPGTEVVDLAGRLLLPGFQDAHVHPVPAGLELSRCDLTGATTAEETVAAVRAYADAHPEREWILGGGWSMEAFAGGTPTKELLDAVVPDRPVYLPNRDHHGAWVNSRALELAGVGRDTPDPADGRIERHASGEPGGTLQEGAMQLVGRLTPPATPADRLAALLHAQRHLHALGITAWQDALVGDFLGMDDPAQAYLAAAQDGSLTARVVGALWWDRERGAEQIPELIEKRAASSRGRFRAGTVKLMLDGVAENGTAALLDPYLDRCGCPTANLGKSFIDPERLPDFVTELDALGFQCHFHALGDRAVRDALDAVEAARATNGPNDTRPHLAHLQVVHPDDVPRFARLGATANIQPLWAAHEPQMDELTIPFLGPERAALQYPFGALLRSGARLAAGSDWPVSSPDPLQGIHVAVNRVEPGGTGPVFLPGERLGLADALTAYTAGSAYVNHLDDTGRVAVGALADLVVLDRDPFAGPPEAIAETAVALTYVGGECVYAAG